One Synechocystis sp. LKSZ1 genomic window, GTTGTTTTAGCTTTAGCATCTGCCTTTTTAGATAGACAGCCCCAGAGCCGCGAAACCCTGACCTACAGCGACTTTGTACATCAGGTCGAAACCAATCAAATTGAGCGCATCAACCTCAGTGCTGACCGTACTCAGGCCCAGGTGCCCAACCCCAACGGCGGCCAGCCCTACCTGGTCAACTTACCCAACGACCCCGACTTGATCAATATCCTAACGAAACATAATGTAGATATTGCCGTCCAGCCCCAGAGCGATGATAGCTTCTGGTTCCGGGTCGCTAGTAGCCTTTTCCTCCCCATCCTGCTGTTGGTTGGCCTCTTCTTTCTTCTGCGGCGGGCCCAGAATGGCCCAGGTTCCCAGGCCATGAACTTCGGTAAATCCAAGGCCCGGGTACAGATGGAACCCCAAACCCAAGTCACCTTCGGTGATGTGGCCGGGATTGAACAAGCCAAATTGGAACTGACGGAAGTGGTAGACTTCCTCAAAAATGCTGATCGCTTTACTGCCATCGGGGCCAAAATTCCCAAGGGCGTTCTCCTGGTTGGCCCGCCGGGAACGGGTAAAACCCTCCTGGCTAAAGCCGTTGCTGGCGAAGCGGGTGTGCCCTTCTTCTCTATCTCCGGTTCTGAATTTGTAGAAATGTTTGTCGGGGTCGGCGCTTCCCGTGTCCGTGACCTATTTGAACAGGCCAAGGCTAGTGCGCCTTGTATCGTCTTCATTGATGAAATTGATGCCGTCGGTCGTCAGCGGGGAGCCGGTCTAGGCGGTGGCAACGATGAACGGGAACAGACGTTGAACCAACTCCTGACGGAAATGGATGGCTTTGAAGGTAACACCGGCATCATCATCATTGCCGCTACCAACCGCCCCGATGTCTTGGATGCGGCTCTCCTGCGCCCCGGTCGCTTTGACCGTCAAGTAGTGGTGGATCGCCCCGACTATGCTGGCCGCAAGGAAATCCTCAATGTCCATGCCCGGGGTAAAACCTTGGCCCAGGATGTGGATCTCGATAAAATTGCCCGCCGTACCCCTGGCTTTACTGGGGCCGACCTGTCGAACCTACTTAATGAAGCCGCGATTTTGGCCGCTCGTCGTAACCTGACGGAAATTTCCATGGATGAAGTCAACGATGCCATTGACCGCGTCCTGGCCGGGCCAGAGAAAAAAAATCGCGTCATGAGCGAAAAGCGGAAAACCCTGGTGGCCTACCACGAAGCAGGTCATGCCTTGGTCGGTGCCCTAATGCCCGACTATGATCCAGTACAAAAAATTAGCATTATTCCTCGGGGCCGGGCCGGGGGCCTCACCTGGTTTACCCCCAGTGAAGACCGCATGGAATCCGGCCTCTATTCCCGCTCCTACCTGCAAAACCAGATGGCCGTTGCCCTAGGGGGTCGCGTTGCCGAAGAAATTATCTTTGGAGAAGAGGAAGTGACTACCGGGGCCTCCAATGACCTGCAACAGGTGGCCCGCGTTGCCCGTCAGATGATTACCCGCTTTGGTATGAGTGAACGCCTTGGCCCTGTGGCCCTGGGTCGGCAGGGAGGCGGCGTCTTCCTAGGCCGGGACATTGCTTCCGACCGCGACTTTTCTGATGAAACGGCAGCTGCCATTGATGAAGAAGTCAGTCAACTGGTGGAACAAGCCTACCAACGAGCCAAATCCGTTCTCGTGA contains:
- the ftsH3 gene encoding ATP-dependent zinc metalloprotease FtsH3, which translates into the protein MNKNNKKWRNAGLYALLLIVVLALASAFLDRQPQSRETLTYSDFVHQVETNQIERINLSADRTQAQVPNPNGGQPYLVNLPNDPDLINILTKHNVDIAVQPQSDDSFWFRVASSLFLPILLLVGLFFLLRRAQNGPGSQAMNFGKSKARVQMEPQTQVTFGDVAGIEQAKLELTEVVDFLKNADRFTAIGAKIPKGVLLVGPPGTGKTLLAKAVAGEAGVPFFSISGSEFVEMFVGVGASRVRDLFEQAKASAPCIVFIDEIDAVGRQRGAGLGGGNDEREQTLNQLLTEMDGFEGNTGIIIIAATNRPDVLDAALLRPGRFDRQVVVDRPDYAGRKEILNVHARGKTLAQDVDLDKIARRTPGFTGADLSNLLNEAAILAARRNLTEISMDEVNDAIDRVLAGPEKKNRVMSEKRKTLVAYHEAGHALVGALMPDYDPVQKISIIPRGRAGGLTWFTPSEDRMESGLYSRSYLQNQMAVALGGRVAEEIIFGEEEVTTGASNDLQQVARVARQMITRFGMSERLGPVALGRQGGGVFLGRDIASDRDFSDETAAAIDEEVSQLVEQAYQRAKSVLVNNRQTLDQIATMLVEKETVDAEELQAILNRNDVRMAALA